Below is a window of Pseudomonadota bacterium DNA.
AATCGGATATGTTGGCGCTACCGGCAATGCCCAGACTGCCCACCTCCATTACAGTGTATTAAAAAGCGGCAGCTTCGTAAATCCCAAAAATTTCTTAGATGAAGGTATGTATGTTCAAAAAGAGTAACAACAGCAGACTGGAATCACTCATTGGCTCAAACTCGAGTTTTCAAGGGGATGTTCATATAAAAGGTACACTCAGGGTAGATGGCACATTTGAGGGCAATATTGCTGCCGAACATGTAATTGTCGGTGAGAAGGCATATATAAAAGGCAACATCACAGCTAATGGCATTAACATTGGCGGCAAGGTTGAAGGAAACTTAGAGTCTAAAGGACTTGTTGAAATAGCCCCGAAGGGTTTCGTGTCCGGTGACATCCTGACCGCAAAGCTTGCAATAGCCGAAGGTGGAACATACAGCGGCAGGGTCCTTATGGATGAAAATAAATCAAATGTTGTAGAATTTCAGGCAAAAGACAACTGACAACCAAATTGCTTCAGTTTAAACAACTATTGACATTCCAATATAAAAATCAATATCTTTATTCCGCAAGGTTTTTCTTCACAGGCTTGAAGAACCGGCATAAAACATGCGGGCTGTTTAG
It encodes the following:
- a CDS encoding polymer-forming cytoskeletal protein, whose protein sequence is MFKKSNNSRLESLIGSNSSFQGDVHIKGTLRVDGTFEGNIAAEHVIVGEKAYIKGNITANGINIGGKVEGNLESKGLVEIAPKGFVSGDILTAKLAIAEGGTYSGRVLMDENKSNVVEFQAKDN